A stretch of the Uranotaenia lowii strain MFRU-FL chromosome 3, ASM2978415v1, whole genome shotgun sequence genome encodes the following:
- the LOC129755801 gene encoding ribonuclease P protein subunit p25-like protein, whose translation MMHYKKGKNVEEELSKEQIPIEVLPEHFLWMHVKGGSRIFNLVEYAKKALDAGEYRSLVWSGSDGGVGKTISCAEIMKKDYQLHQVTRICYRKVEEYWDAQQEGLEQIVATRKIPSIHILMSLDEIDSSTPGYQHSKTRTTFWLEGKANRKPSGDGVGTRKNYFTGPQLKKKPNRNYGDKPDKVKEGDGAGQMNAKKKKPRNNDRSGGGPPQDKRDGGSRGKQSKPRDSGEPSAGTPMET comes from the exons atgatgcaCTACAAGAAGGGCAAAAACGTGGAGGAGGAGCTTAGCAAAGAGCAAATTCCGATCGAAGTGCTACCGGAGCACTTCCTCTGGATGCACGTGAAGGGTGGCTCGCGCATTTTCAATCTGGTCGAGTACGCCAAGAAGGCACTGGACGCGGGCGAGTATCGATCCCTGGTATGGAGTGGGTCCGACGGTGGCGTTGGCAAAACCATCAGCTGTGCTGAAATCATGAAGAAAGACTACCAACTGCACCAGGTCACCCGGATCTGCTACCGAAA AGTCGAGGAATACTGGGACGCTCAGCAGGAAGGGCTGGAGCAGATAGTGGCCACCCGGAAAATACCCAGCATCCACATTCTGATGTCGTTGGACGAAATCGACAGCAGTACGCCTGGCTACCAGCACTCGAAAACGCGAACCACCTTTTGGCTCGAGGGAAAAGCTAACAGAAAACCATCCGGTGACGGTGTTGGTACCAGGAAAAATTATTTCACCGGACCACAGCTCAAGAAGAAACCGAATCGCAACTATGGTGACAAACCTGATAAGGTTAAAGAAGGAGATGGAGCGGGTCAGATGAATGCTAAAAAGAAGAAGCCTCGGAATAACGATAGAAGCGGCGGTGGACCTCCCCAGGACAAGCGAGATGGTGGATCGCGGGGGAAACAGTCGAAACCTCGGGACTCGGGAGAACCATCGGCTGGAACCCCAATGGAGACGTAA
- the LOC129755794 gene encoding mitochondrial intermediate peptidase, protein MYHRIPRILSLGRTGQSEGRHRLVSTWSPLTTAFNTRPEKRINFTKNEVGLFTIPELTSYEGFYSLKEKAIFKTEDLIKEATSSERSRKMVTIFDELSDTLCKVADLAEFIRLAHPQNNFSRAAEDACISISGIVEKLNTHKPLYKALKAVVEGGDMLETSDVDRHVAELFLFDFEQSGIHLAEEDRKKVVYLNDCILQIGQRFMAGAVHPRTINKSILPDEIRPFFSMDGDKVLVSGLYADSSNNMVREAAYRLFLFPDQEQEQLLVELLTGRHQLARTCGFETYAHRALKASTVETPEMVNEFLCTLNEQLRPRAEKDFALMQKMKNVESSVSTPLASWDTPYFTSTLKKQCLQASASEFSPYFSLGACMEGLNLLMNSLYGITLKNTELEPGESWSHDIYKLAVMHETEGLLGYIYCDLFERQGKPNQDCHFTIQGGKVLADGSYQNPIVVVMLNLSQPRWSGPTLLTPSMVDNLFHEMGHAMHSMLARTEYQHVTGTRCSTDFAEVPSVLMEYFASDPRVLRTFAKHFQTQEPIPDDMLERLCASKHLFSSSETQLQLFYSALDQVYHGDPAKHGSNTTETLQNVQQEFYGLPYVKNTAWQLRFSHLVGYGAKYYSYLISRAVASWIWQTYFEKDPLSRSQGEKYRRGCLAYGGGIPSRLLVSNFLGREVTPNNLTKSLINEIDGYSERLRGLRTSF, encoded by the exons ATGTACCATCGCATCCCAAGGATTCTTTCACTGGGACGGACCGGCCAAAGTGAAGGCCGCCATCGTTTGGTCAGCACCTGGTCCCCGCTCACTACGGCCTTCAACACAAGGCCGGAGAAACGAATCAACTTTACCAAAAATGAAGTG GGTCTCTTCACAATACCGGAGCTGACCAGTTATGAGGGCTTCTACTCGCTGAAGGAAAAAGCTATCTTCAAAACGGAAGATCTCATTAAGGAGGCCACTTCCAGTGAGCGGTCCCGTAAAATGGTGACGATTTTCGATGAGCTTTCCGATACGCTGTGCAAGGTGGCAGATTTGGCTGAGTTTATTCGACTGGCCCATCCGCAGAACAATTTCAGCCGGGCTGCCGAGGATGCTTGCATCAGTATCAGCGGAATTGTGGAGAAGCTAAATACTCACAAACCGCTTTACAAAGCCTTGAAGGCAGTTGTTGAAGGAGGTGATATGCTAGAGACCAGTGACGTGGATCGTCATGTGGCGGAACTGTTTCTGTTCGATTTCGAACAGAGCGGAATACACTTGGCAGAGGAAGACCGAAAAAAGGTAGTGTACTTGAACGATTGCATTCTTCAAATTGGGCAACGATTCATGGCTGGAGCGGTCCATCCTAGAACAATTAATAAAAGCATTTTGCCCGATGAGATAAGACCGTTTTTCTCTATGGATGGAGACAAGGTCTTGGTGTCGGGTCTATACGCGGATTCGTCAAACAACATGGTTCGCGAGGCTGCATACCGTTTGTTTCTATTTCCGGACCAAGAGCAAGAACAGCTGTTGGTGGAATTGTTGACCGGTAGACACCAGCTAGCAAGAACTTGCGGGTTTGAGACCTATGCACATCGAGCTTTGAAAGCTAGTACAGTCGAGACACCGGAAATGGTCAACGAGTTCCTGTGTACGCTAAATGAACAATTAAGACCACGAGCTGAGAAAGATTTTGCCTTAATGCAAAAAATGAAGAACGTGGAAAGTAGTGTCAGTACTCCTTTGGCATCCTGGGACACGCCTTATTTTACTTCGACGCTTAAAAAACAATGTCTTCAAGCGTCGGCGTCTGAATTTTCACCTTACTTTAGTTTAGGTGCATGTATGGAGGGTTTGAATTTGCTCATGAATAGTTTGTACGGAATAACGTTGAAAAATACTGAATTGGAACCGGGTGAAAGTTGGTCCCACGACATTTACAAGCTAGCTGTAATGCACGAAACCGAAGGTTTACTCGGATATATTTACTGTGATTTATTTGAAAGACAAGGCAAACCCAATCAAGACTGCCACTTTACCATTCAAGGAGGAAAGGTGCTGGCCGATGGAAGTTACCAGAACCCAATTGTGGTAGTGATGTTGAACCTTTCGCAGCCACGATGGTCCGGTCCAACGCTACTCACTCCATCGATGGTCGATAATCTTTTCCACGAAATGGGACATGCAATGCACTCGATGTTAGCTCGCACCGAGTATCAACACGTGACTGGAACTCGTTGTAGTACAGATTTTGCCGAAGTACCCTCAGTCCTCATGGAATATTTTGCCAGCGACCCTAGGGTACTACGAACTTTTGCAAAACACTTCCAGACACAGGAACCCATCCCAGACGATATGCTTGAAAGACTTTGTGCATCCAAACATCTTTTCTCTTCGAGCGAAACGCAACTTCAATTGTTTTACTCAGCACTCGATCAGGTCTACCACGGAGATCCCGCCAAGCATGGAAGCAACACAACAGAAACCCTCCAAAACGTTCAGCAAGAATTTTACGGGCTCCCATACGTCAAGAACACCGCATGGCAGTTGCGATTTTCCCACCTGGTTGGGTACGGTGCAAAGTACTACTCCTATCTAATATCCCGGGCCGTTGCCTCGTGGATTTGGCAAACGTATTTTGAGAAAGACCCCCTCAGCCGATCCCAGGGTGAAAAATATCGCCGCGGTTGCCTGGCATATGGTGGAGGAATCCCTAGCCGACTGCTGGTGTCCAACTTCCTGGGACGAGAAGTGACACCGAACAATTTGACGAAGAGTTTGATCAACGAAATCGATGGCTACAGCGAGCGATTACGAGGCTTACGAACGTCATTTTAA
- the LOC129751931 gene encoding MOB kinase activator-like 4: MKMADGSTIHRRNRPGTKAKDFCNWPDEPFEEMDSTLAVQQYIQQMIKKDPSNVEQILTMPDGQDEGVWKYEHLRQFCMELNGLAVRLQTQCFPATCTQMTATEQWIFLCAAHKTPKECPAIDYTRHTLDGAACLLNSNKYFPSRVSIKESSVSKLGSVCRRVYRIFSHAYYHHRRIFNEFEDETYLCLRFTHFVTKYSLMSKENLIVPIPECELTPGESEA, from the exons ATGAAGATGGCTGACGGTTCTACAATTCACAGAAGAAATAGACCCGGAACCAAGGCTAAG GATTTTTGCAACTGGCCCGATGAACCGTTCGAGGAGATGGACAGCACGCTTGCTGTGCAGCAGTACATACAACAGATGATCAAGAAGGACCCATCTAATGTGGAACAAATATTGACCATGCCAGACGGGCAGGATGAAGGCGTTTGGAAATACGAACACTTACG acaattttgtatggaattgAACGGGTTGGCGGTTCGGCTGCAGACGCAGTGTTTTCCTGCCACTTGTACCCAGATGACGGCCACCGAGCAATGGATCTTTCTGTGTGCAGCCCACAAAACGCCGAAAGAATGTCCGGCCATCGATTACACGCGTCACACGCTAGACGGGGCCGCTTGCCTTCTCAATAGCAATAAATACTTTCCAAGCAG GGTATCAATCAAAGAATCGTCGGTGTCGAAGCTGGGTTCGGTCTGTCGGCGAGTGTATCGAATTTTCTCGCACGCTTACTATCACCATCGGCGAATATTCAACGAGTTCGAGGATGAAACGTATCTCTGCCTGCGGTTTACGCACTTTGTGACCAAATATTCACTCATGTCCAAGGAAAATCTGATCGTGCCGATTCCGGAGTGCGAACTGACTCCGGGCGAAAGCGAAGCCTAG
- the LOC129756629 gene encoding cullin-4B — translation MNLAENDRKRANFSALSNSNGAVIKMTTNAGTGKPGDIKKIVIKNFKLKPTLPDNYQEHTWQKLREAVVAIQTSKRIEYSLEELYQAVENMCSHKMDSQLYVNLTALAEQHVKANITPFLAESIDKLVYLKKMNECWQSHCQQMIMIRSIFLYLDRTYVLQNPTVHSIWDMGLELFRDHIAMNTLVQARTVEGILILIEKERNGDTVDRTLLKSLLRMLSDLQIYKEAFEQKFLVATKHLYQSEGQAKMEVLEVPDYLQHVDKRLQEENERLLHYLDSCTKHQLIVTVERQLITEHITGILQKGLDQLLEENRLTDLTLLYSLFSRVKNGTIELCASFNAYIKKKGRTIVIDPEKDKSMVQDLLDFKDKLDNIVNSCFDRNEKFSNSLREAFEFFVNQRSNKPAELIAKYVDMKLRAGNKEATEEELEQILDKIMVQFRFIHGKDVFEAFYKKDLAKRLLVGKSASVDAEKSMLSKLKQECGGGFTSKLEGMFKDMELSRDINIAFKQHMANSENKDLQNLDLTVNILTMGFWPTYPVMEVTLPQELLIYQSIFNKFYLAKHSGRKLQWQPTLGHCVLKARFDAGPKDLQVSLFQALVLVLFNYNATISFEEIKAGVNIEDGELRRTLQSLACGKARVLTKIPKGREVETTDRFQFNNEFTNKLFRIKINQIQMKETTEEQKATEERVYQDRQYQIDAAIVRIMKMRKTLSHNLLISELYKQLTFPVKPADLKKRIESLIDRDYMERDKDNQNQYNYVA, via the exons ATGAATTTGGCAGAAAACGACCGGAAGAGGGCCAACTTTTCCGCCCTCAGTAATAGCAACGGGGCCGTCATCAAGATGACCACCAACGCTGGAACAGGAAAGCCCGGAGACATCAAGAAGATTGtcatcaaaaacttcaaac TAAAACCCACACTGCCCGATAACTATCAGGAGCACACATGGCAGAAATTGCGCGAAGCCGTGGTAGCCATACAGACATCGAAACGGATCGAATACTCGTTGGAAGAGCTGTACCAAGCGGTGGAGAACATGTGCAGCCACAAGATGGACTCGCAGCTGTACGTCAACCTAACGGCCCTCGCGGAGCAGCACGTTAAGGCCAACATTACTCCCTTTTTGGCGGAATCCATCGACAAACTGGTCTACTTAAAGAAGATGAACGAATGCTGGCAGTCGCATTGTCAGCAGATGATTATGATCCGTAGCATCTTCCTGTATCTGGATCGAACGTACGTGCTGCAAAATCCGACCGTTCATTCCATCTGGGATATGGGTCTGGAGCTATTCCGGGATCACATAGCCATGAACACATTGGTTCAAGCGCGCACAGTTGAAGGAATTTTGATATTGATTGAAAAGGAACGAAATGGAGACACCGTGGATCGAACACTGCTGAAGAGCTTGTTGCGAATGCTGTCCGATTTGCAGATCTACAAGGAGGCATTCGAGCAAAAGTTTCTGGTTGCCACCAAGCATCTGTACCAGTCGGAGGGTCAGGCTAAGATGGAAGTTTTGGAGGTACCGGATTACTTGCAACATGTCGATAAACGCTTACAGGAGGAGAACGAGCGTCTGCTGCACTATTTAGACAGCTGCACCAAACATCAATTGATTGTGACCGTTGAAAGACAACTGATAACGGAACACATCACCGGTATTCTGCAAAAAGGTTTGGATCAGCTGCTAGAAGAAAATCGACTGACAGATCTAACTCTACTGTACTCTCTGTTTAGTCGGGTGAAAAATGGAACCATAGAGTTGTGTGCATCGTTCAATGCCTACATAAAAAAGAAAGGTCGTACCATTGTTATCGACCCGGAGAAGGACAAATCGATGGTTCAGGATCTGCTTGATTTCAAGGACAAGCTGGACAATATAGTCAACAGTTGTTTCGATAGGAACGAAAAGTTCTCCAACTCGTTGAGGGAAGCTTTTGAATTCTTCGTCAATCAGCGGTCTAATAAACCGGCCGAGTTGATTGCAAAATATGTGGACATGAAACTACGTGCCGGCAACAAGGAAGCCACGGAAGAGGAGCTGGAACAAATCCTAGACAAAATTATGGTACAGTTCCGGTTTATTCATGGAAAAGACGTTTTTGAGGCGTTTTACAAGAAGGATCTCGCCAAACGATTGCTGGTCGGCAAGTCGGCATCCGTCGATGCCGAAAAGAGTATGCTGTCCAAATTAAAACAAGAATGTGGTGGTGGATTCACCTCGAAGCTGGAAGGCATGTTCAAGGATATGGAACTCAGCAGGGATATTAACATAGCGTTTAAGCAG cacaTGGCAAACTCGGAAAACAAAGACCTGCAGAACTTGGACCTGACGGTGAACATCTTGACGATGGGTTTCTGGCCCACCTATCCGGTGATGGAGGTCACGCTGCCGCAGGAACTGCTGATCTACCAGTCGATCTTCAACAAATTCTATCTGGCAAAGCACAGCGGCCGGAAGCTACAGTGGCAACCGACCCTGGGTCATTGTGTGCTGAAAGCTCGGTTTGATGCG gGACCGAAAGACCTTCAGGTGTCGCTATTCCAGGCCCTGGTGTTGGTGCTGTTTAACTATAACGCAACGATTTCATTCGAAGAAATAAAGGCTGGCGTGAATATAGAA gaTGGTGAGCTTCGTCGTACGCTGCAATCTCTTGCCTGCGGAAAGGCTCGTGTTCTTACTAAAATTCCGAAAGGTCGGGAAGTGGAAACCACCGATAGGTTCCAGTTCAACAATGAgtttacaaacaaacttttCCGAATTAAAATCAATCAGATCCAGATGAAGGAAACT actgAAGAACAGAAGGCCACGGAAGAACGAGTCTACCAGGATCGGCAGTACCAGATCGATGCTGCCATTGTGCGTATTATGAAGATGCGAAAAACGCTGAGCCACAATCTGCTCATCAGTGAGCTGTACAAGCAACTGACTTTCCCGGTTAAA CCTGCAGATTTGAAGAAACGTATCGAATCGCTGATCGATCGGGACTACATGGAACGGGACAAGGATAATCAGAATCAATACAACTATGTCGCCTAA